One Desulfobotulus mexicanus genomic window, CGTCAAGACTGTTACCTTCCCGCATGATCAAAAGAGCCAGCTTATGCATATAACGTCGTCTCTCTTCGGAGTTTCTTCCAGGATAATTTCTGAAGGTCATAACAACACCGGCAAGGGATGCAAAGAATGCGTGGGAAAAAAAGCGGATGTTTTCAGCCCCTCCAGCCCTTTTAACCATCTCATCAAACATTTTTAGAAAGTAACGCTGTACAGCATTGAACTTTTTCAAGGCGCGCGTATTAACTTCACCCCGAATCATAAAATGGCACATCATCTGAAAGGTTGCTTCATTGTCGATGAGATAATCCACAACAGCCACGGCCAGATCCTCAATGGTACCATCATTGGTCAGGCGCTGTTCCAGAAGCCCCTCAATGGAATTGATATCCTGGATCAGAGCTTCAACAAAAAGATCATCCCGGCTTGGAAAATAACGATATATGGAAGCAGCAGAAACACCCGCTTCTGCCGCAATATCCCTCATTCCTATATCATGAAAGGATTTTTCCTCAAAGAGCTTCATCGCAGCATTAATAATGAGACTTTTGCGTACTTCACGCTCATCTTCCCTCAGCTTCATGAATGTGGATCGATCCGACATTCCCTCTAACCTCCTCTAATCTACGTTTTACTGCATGGGACGGATATCGTCCTTACAGTTGCGTGTCTGATGCAATAAAGCAGACCAAATTCTTCTTGAAAAAGAATGTTCAGTCTTCTTTTTCTTTGTCCATGTTTTTTTTCTGAACATCCGCAAGAGCCATATAAAAAGCACCCACAGCAAGTTCTGCGCAATGCAATTCATGCTCCGGAAGTGTACCAAGGTAAGCAATAACAGTTTCCGGAAGAATCTGCCATGCCGTATCCAGAGATTTACCTTCTGTCATACGGGAAATTGTTGCTGCACAGGCATTGGTATTGATACAACCATCTATCTGGTAGGAAACAAACTGCAGGCGGTCTTTTTCCAGGGTAAGAAAAAATTCTATTGTGTCTCCACAGTCCCCCATCTTTTTACCATATCCATCGGGATGGGAAATTTTCTCCTGCCTTTCATTGCTAAAGGCCATTTCAAGATATTGCTCAGAATGTGACTGCCAGAAATCCTTATCTTCTTCCATTCCGAAACCTCCAAACTTTATGAATATACAGGAATGAAAATTTTCTTTCCAGTATTTTTACAAAACCATGTTTATTTTTATAAAAAAACATTTTCTTTCAGGATTCAGGCCTCTCTAAGATACTTAACAGAGAATTGCCTGAGCTCAAACGCAAAATCTCAAAACCACATTTCTGATAAAACAAGGGATTGAATACAAAGGGAAGTTAAATCATAATCATATTCCTCCCTCAGATGAAGAGGGGGACAAAAGGTATCTTTATTTCAGAAAATGGCCTTAAAGTCTATGGATCGTCTACTGTCCAGAAAAATCCGTTGAACATGAGTTGCGCATCCATTTTTCCAGTGTAGCCACAAGAGTATCTGGCATAACCGGCTTGGCCAGATAATCATCCATTCCCGATGCCAGACAATTTTTCCGGTCTTCCACCGTCGCATTGGCTGTAAGGGCTATGACAGGCACATGCATGTTAAGAATACCCGCTTCACGGGAACGCAAAGCACGGGTTGCCTCCAGTCCATCCATAACGGGCATACGCATATCCATCAATACCGCATCATAGGCCTTTTCCCGAAGCTGCTCCAGCCCCTTGCTGCCATCTTCCGCAATATCTACAATAAAGCCTTTGCGCTCAAGGATTTTCATCACAACAATGCGGTTGACAGCCTGATCTTCAACCACAAGAATCCGGGGCTTTCCTTCCTCTCCGGCTGAATCTTCCTGTACAGAAGGAATCTTTGATAAAATATTTCTGGACAATTCCATAAAAGAGGACCGCAGCAGAGGACGCTGCCATATCCATGGCCCGTTTCCGGTTCCGTCAACATCAATGCGGGGAGTACCGCATAATGTTTCCAGAGCAGAATCCGTAATCCAGAATGCTACAGGCTGACTCCGATCCTGAGGATCAGACACAGCACTGCCACCTGCAAGGGTAATCCAGTCTGCCACAAGATTCGCTTCTTCCGGGTCATTCAGAGAAATACCAACCTTTTTTCCTTCCAGCATACCATGCCACTCCGGAAGACTATCCACTGCCTGTGATGCCATGGGAAAAGGAATTTCAATGGTAAAAGAACTACCGCCTCCTGGACGGTTTTCCACATGTATGTGGCCTTTCATCTGTATGACAAGTTTTCTGCAAATGGCAAGTCCAAGCCCGGTTCCACCATGTTTTCTGGTAGTGGCACTGTCAGCCTGGAAAAAAGGCTTGAAAATCATCTGCTTCTGATGGTCGGGAACGCCATGTCCCCTGTCTTTTATTGTCACCTTCAGAATAAAAGTTTCTGTGGAAGCCTGAAACCCATCCGCCCGAAGAACAACCTCGCCAGCCTCCGTAAATTTAACGGCATTACCCAAAAGGATTTTAAGAACCTGACACATTCGGTCGCCATCTCCCAGCAGACGGGCAGGAAGATGCCTTACCGGAAAAAACTTTAAATGTATATTTTTTTTACGGGCAGTGGAACTGAAATCATTCAGTACGGATATACAGATTCCTTCAGGATCAAAGGGTATGGCATCCATGCGGACACCTCCTGATTCCAGAATGGTGTAGTCCAGAAGGTCATCAATTATCCCCAGAAGGTGATCTCCGCTGCTGCGGATAATTTCCAGCATTTCCTTCTGTTCTCTTCCATTACAGGCATCATTCAGCAATTCTGCCATTCCGAGAATCCCATTCATGGGTGTTCGGATTTCATGGCTCATGTTAGCCAGAAAAACACTTTTGGCACGGCTTGCCTCTTCTGCACGGCAGGCCAGCTCCCGGGTGGCTTCCATGGTTTCCTTCAGTTCAGCGTTGGCTTTTTCCAGTTCCTTTGTCCGGCTGGCAACCCTTGCTTCCAGTTCTTCGTTATTTTTTTCCAGGCTGCGGCGAATCTGCATATTTTCCTGCAGGGCCAACTGAAGCTTACGGTTAAGTTCCTGAAGAGCATGGCAATCCCTGTAAGCCCGGAGAGCCATCACTACAGAACTTATAAAGCGCTGGGAAGTCAGATCGCTTTTGGACTGATAATCGTTAATACCATAATCGGAAACAACCACAGATTCCGGAGCCATTCCCGGCTGCCCTGTCCGTAGAAGGATCTGCAGGCAGGTGTTTTTCCTCTGATTACGAATGAGAGATACCAGATCCAGACCTGCGGACTCACTCTCCATAACCACATCCAGCACCAGAACCGCCACCTCTTCATGGCTGTCCAGAACATCCAGAGCCTGATGCGAAGAAGAGGCCTCAAGAATCTGCATAGACCTTCCATCATAGACATGACTGCCCAATACCATCCGTGTCAGCCGATGCACCTCAGGATCATCATCTGCAACCAGTATTTTCCACGGGGGCTGCTGCCTGCTTTTTTCAGAATCGGCCCCATTATCAGGGAATTCCGGTTGGAAAAAATCCATTTTATCTCCGGAAGTATTCTCATTCATGGAAAAGCTCCTTTTTTATACAGCCATAGGGCAGGTCAGTTATCCCTGTGCCAGCGGAACAGAGCAGCACCGGTTGTCATCAGAATAAAAGAAATCAGCAACAGTGCCAGCATATGGGGATACACTTCTGAAAAACCGGCACCTTCATTCATGACTTTGCGGGCT contains:
- a CDS encoding response regulator; its protein translation is MNENTSGDKMDFFQPEFPDNGADSEKSRQQPPWKILVADDDPEVHRLTRMVLGSHVYDGRSMQILEASSSHQALDVLDSHEEVAVLVLDVVMESESAGLDLVSLIRNQRKNTCLQILLRTGQPGMAPESVVVSDYGINDYQSKSDLTSQRFISSVVMALRAYRDCHALQELNRKLQLALQENMQIRRSLEKNNEELEARVASRTKELEKANAELKETMEATRELACRAEEASRAKSVFLANMSHEIRTPMNGILGMAELLNDACNGREQKEMLEIIRSSGDHLLGIIDDLLDYTILESGGVRMDAIPFDPEGICISVLNDFSSTARKKNIHLKFFPVRHLPARLLGDGDRMCQVLKILLGNAVKFTEAGEVVLRADGFQASTETFILKVTIKDRGHGVPDHQKQMIFKPFFQADSATTRKHGGTGLGLAICRKLVIQMKGHIHVENRPGGGSSFTIEIPFPMASQAVDSLPEWHGMLEGKKVGISLNDPEEANLVADWITLAGGSAVSDPQDRSQPVAFWITDSALETLCGTPRIDVDGTGNGPWIWQRPLLRSSFMELSRNILSKIPSVQEDSAGEEGKPRILVVEDQAVNRIVVMKILERKGFIVDIAEDGSKGLEQLREKAYDAVLMDMRMPVMDGLEATRALRSREAGILNMHVPVIALTANATVEDRKNCLASGMDDYLAKPVMPDTLVATLEKWMRNSCSTDFSGQ
- a CDS encoding iron-sulfur cluster assembly scaffold protein; translation: MEEDKDFWQSHSEQYLEMAFSNERQEKISHPDGYGKKMGDCGDTIEFFLTLEKDRLQFVSYQIDGCINTNACAATISRMTEGKSLDTAWQILPETVIAYLGTLPEHELHCAELAVGAFYMALADVQKKNMDKEKED
- a CDS encoding TetR/AcrR family transcriptional regulator; translation: MSDRSTFMKLREDEREVRKSLIINAAMKLFEEKSFHDIGMRDIAAEAGVSAASIYRYFPSRDDLFVEALIQDINSIEGLLEQRLTNDGTIEDLAVAVVDYLIDNEATFQMMCHFMIRGEVNTRALKKFNAVQRYFLKMFDEMVKRAGGAENIRFFSHAFFASLAGVVMTFRNYPGRNSEERRRYMHKLALLIMREGNSLDEDVFEKDLAEMRSKKNS